The DNA region AGCCATCTTTTACATCAAGGGCTACTTTGGAAGAGAATGCCTGTCCGTAGAACAGCGGGCGGGTTCCGTATTGCTCACGACCTAGGTACTCACCCAGCGTGAAGATGTCTTCGGGTGAGTTCTGATCCATGGGTGTATTGGCTGTAGAGCGGATCACGATAATGGCATAGGAAGAATATCCGATGACAATCATCATGGTACACAACAGCGATGTGTTGAGCGTACGTGCGGAAACACGGTATTTCTCTTTCATGCTTGTCTGCATCTTCGGGCTGAGGTAGAAGAACAGGAAAGCAATGACAATAATACCTATAATTACAGCGCTCGTTCCGTGTCCGTAGAAGGGGATACCCAGCAAAGCAATTGTCAGTACGAAGGAGATGGACATGCGCATCTTGTTCTTTTCCGTGTAGCTTTCGTATACCCCCCAGATGATGGAGGCTGCCAATACAATGATGTATACCATTACACCGCTGTTGAAAGCCATTCCCAGTGTGTTCACGAAGAACAGTTCGAACCAGCCGCCTACTTTCACGATACCCGGAACCATGCCGTAGAGCACGACAGCCACCAGAATACCGGAAGCCAGCAATGCCAGCAATGAACCTTTTGCATTTGCATTGGGCACCTTTTTATAATAGTAAACCAGCACGATGGCGGGCAGACAAAGCAAGTTCAGCAAGTGGACACCGATACTGAGTCCCGTGAGGTAAGCGATGAGGATGAGCCAACGGTCGCTGTGCGGTTCGTCCGCCACGTCTTCCCATTTCAGTATCAGCCAGAATACAACGGCGGTGAACAGGGAAGAGAATGCGTAAACTTCACCTTCGACGGCACTGAACCAGAAGGTGTCACTGAATGTATATGCCAGCGCACCCACCAGACCGCTACCCATGATGGTAATCAGTTGTCCGCGGGTAATATTATTTTCATCTGTAACAACAAGTTTGCGCACCAGGTGCGTGATGCTCCAGAACAGGAACAGGATACAAGCGCCACTCATCAGTGCACTCATATAGTTTACCATTTTGGCTACTGTGCTGGGGTCTGAGGCGAATTGTGAGAACAGGTTTGCCACCAGCATGAAGAAAGGTGCTCCGGGCGGGTGTCCTACTTCCAATTTATAGCCGGTAGTGATGAACTCCGGGCAGTCCCAAAAACTTGCAGTCGGTTCTATGGTTATGCAGTAGACCGTGGCTGCAATGATGAAAGTAATCCAACCCACGAGGTTGTTTACGGTTCTGTACTGTTTCATTCGGAAATAATTCGTTATGTTTTTTAAGTTATAACTCTGTATTTTAGCGTATACGGGCGCAAATATAGTGATTTAACCGCTAAAACTATGGCGGCGAAGTGTATTTATTAGGATAGGTTATAAGATATCTTGCATATAATGCCTACTTTTGTATCTTTTTATGTAGTATAAATTAAATTGTTGAAGATGGATAGTGATTCTAATGTATCTGATGTATCTGATGGATTTTCTAACCAGGCAGATATGAGTAGTAAGAGATACTTGTCACGCAGGGATGCTGCGGAAATCTTTGGTGTACACCCCCAAACTATAAAGAATTGGTTGGATAGGGGTGTCTTAAGTGGAAAGGTTTCATGTACATGTACATTGGTAGATGTTCAATCTATTGAAAAGCTTCAATCTGAATTTAGTGATGTTGTAGATATGGAGAAAAGAGTGGGCGCATATCGGACAGAGCTAGAACATTTGGAGAAGGAGTACAAACAGGCGTATGAGGATTTTAGGGATACTATGGAGTTATATGACTATGCGCTGCGGTATAAAGATACAGTCAGATTGATATTTGTAAAGGCCTATCGTGCGCTTTGGCGTGGAAATGATGAGACGACCTTTGATCTTGTTAACGGATTCCTGTCGGGAGTAAGCCTGAAAGAGATTGCAGCCAAGCAAGGGGTTTCGGTTGCAAAGGCATGTAATGCTATTAAAAAAGGTATTAGCCGATTGGTGTATATACGGGAGTATCAATTAATGGCTGCTGAAAACCGAAGGTTGAGGCACGAGAACAAGAGACTTACAACACAAAAAAGGTTGTTGGAATATAAGGTGGAAGAATATCATTTGGATCATAATGATTCAGAACCTATAGATATGGTCCTTGCTACCAGAATTGAGGATTTGAATCTTTCTAGGCGTACTTATGGTGCTTTAAAACGTATGGATATCAAAACTCTTGGCGTACTTGTTGAGTTTGAACGGGAAGATATAGCGAAAATGAGGAATGTGGGATTGAGGAGTATCGGCGAACTTGATGCTTTACTTAATTCAAAAAGGTTACATTGGGGAATGGACGGTGATTGTCTTCGGAAGGTATAATCTGGATATTGTGTAGATGCTACAGAGGAAGGGCGGTTTAAGAGTGAGTATGAAGCATATCAAAATAAAAAAAACTCACTTCGCAGGTGAGGTACGCAACTTTAGGCAATGCGGTTGGAAGAACAAGTCTCTCGCCATATCCTTCACCCTTTGGGTGATGATTCTTATGTAAAGAGAATGACTTTATGGCATTAAAGCAAATAATGCCTTTGATTTAACATAGAATTCATTCATTTCATTCTTCGCAATTGCAGCATCCGCATCCCTCGCCATGTTTATGCTTTGCCAGTATGCGGTGGGGCAGTGCTCCGTGCCCTAATAACTCTATCGGACAATTGAAGTTCCGTTCCAGCCATTCTTCACTTACACCCGTGTCGGGATGATAATCCAGTGTTTCATTCACGCAGGCGATGGACTTCACTTGTTGTAGTACTGTGCCGATGTCATGGCTGACAAGAATGATGGCGCAGTCGTGGTTAATCTCTGCCAGAAGTTCGTAAAGGCGGGCTTCGAAACGCTTGTCAATATATGTACTGGGTTCGTCGAGGACAACGAGTTGAGGGTCGGAGATGATGGCACGTCCCAGTAAAGCACGTTGCAATTGTCCGCCGCTTAGTGCACCGATGGCACGTTCTTCCAATCCTTCCAATCCCATGCGGGTAATCACTTGGCGGGCTTTCTCCCGATGTGATGCGGTGAAGCGGGAAATAAGTGACTTCTGTGAACTGAGACCGGAAAGGATTACTTCTTCCACTGTGATGGGGAATTTGCGGTCGATGCTGTTGTACTGCGGCAGGTAGCCCATCTTCAGTGATGAGCGGTTATCACTCATCACTAACCGTTTGTCACTGTATAATATTTCCCCTCCCGTAGGTTTCAACAGACCGAGTATACATTTGATGAGAGTTGTTTTTCCGCCGCCATTGGGGCCGATGATGCCCAGAAAGTCTCGGTCGTAAACGGTGAGGTTTACGTTGCGTAATACCGTGCGGCTGTCATAGCCGGCACTGAGATTCTTTATTTCAATAAGAGGCGTACCCATTTGTTTACTGCTTGACGATGTCTTTAGTTCTTAACGACCAATTCCTTGGCGATATTCAATATTTCTTCTTCCCAATCGTAAGAAAGCGGATTGATAGGGATTACCTTCGTTCCCGTCTGTTTGGCAATAATCTCCGCATTGCGACGGTCAAATTCAGGTTGGACGAAGATAACGCGGACTTTCTCTTTTTTACAAGTGTCTATCAGACTTTTGAGGTGGGAGGGAGAAGGCTCTTTACCATTTTCTTCGATAGAAATCTGATGCAGGCCGTAGTCGCGGGCAAAGTAGGACAATGCCGGATGATAAATCATGAAAGCACGGTCCGCATTGGGAGTCGACA from Bacteroides sp. MSB163 includes:
- a CDS encoding DNA-directed RNA polymerase subunit alpha C-terminal domain-containing protein, with the protein product MSSKRYLSRRDAAEIFGVHPQTIKNWLDRGVLSGKVSCTCTLVDVQSIEKLQSEFSDVVDMEKRVGAYRTELEHLEKEYKQAYEDFRDTMELYDYALRYKDTVRLIFVKAYRALWRGNDETTFDLVNGFLSGVSLKEIAAKQGVSVAKACNAIKKGISRLVYIREYQLMAAENRRLRHENKRLTTQKRLLEYKVEEYHLDHNDSEPIDMVLATRIEDLNLSRRTYGALKRMDIKTLGVLVEFEREDIAKMRNVGLRSIGELDALLNSKRLHWGMDGDCLRKV
- a CDS encoding metal ABC transporter ATP-binding protein, with the protein product MGTPLIEIKNLSAGYDSRTVLRNVNLTVYDRDFLGIIGPNGGGKTTLIKCILGLLKPTGGEILYSDKRLVMSDNRSSLKMGYLPQYNSIDRKFPITVEEVILSGLSSQKSLISRFTASHREKARQVITRMGLEGLEERAIGALSGGQLQRALLGRAIISDPQLVVLDEPSTYIDKRFEARLYELLAEINHDCAIILVSHDIGTVLQQVKSIACVNETLDYHPDTGVSEEWLERNFNCPIELLGHGALPHRILAKHKHGEGCGCCNCEE